One window of the Holophagales bacterium genome contains the following:
- a CDS encoding sigma-70 family RNA polymerase sigma factor, with protein MSAGFFPPTRASVVEAARSADAGERRRALETLVAAYWRPVYRHVRRKWGKEHEEAADLTQEFFAELLERDLLARFDPSKAKLRTYLRVCVDGLVANAEKAAGRLKRGGGVPLLSLDFEGAREELEHALAAPGESPEREFEKEWARSVLELGLARLEIALAGRGKGIAARLFEIYDLGAEGEPPPPYAALAQRFGVSVSDVTNGLSLARRELRKIVLGLLGEMTGSDEEFRLEARALLGVDGP; from the coding sequence ATGAGCGCAGGCTTCTTCCCGCCGACGCGGGCCTCGGTCGTCGAGGCGGCGCGAAGCGCGGACGCCGGGGAGCGCCGGCGCGCGCTCGAGACGCTCGTCGCCGCCTACTGGCGACCGGTCTACCGGCACGTGCGCCGGAAGTGGGGGAAGGAGCACGAGGAAGCCGCCGACCTGACGCAGGAGTTCTTCGCCGAGCTCCTCGAGCGCGACCTCCTCGCCCGCTTCGATCCGTCGAAGGCGAAGCTCCGCACGTACCTCCGGGTCTGCGTCGACGGCCTCGTCGCCAACGCGGAGAAGGCGGCGGGGCGGCTGAAGCGGGGGGGCGGGGTGCCTCTCCTGTCCCTCGATTTCGAGGGGGCCCGCGAGGAGCTGGAGCACGCGCTGGCCGCTCCCGGGGAGTCGCCCGAGCGCGAGTTCGAGAAGGAGTGGGCGCGGAGCGTCCTCGAGCTCGGCCTCGCGCGGCTCGAGATCGCCCTCGCCGGGCGGGGCAAGGGGATCGCGGCGCGCCTCTTCGAGATCTACGACCTGGGGGCGGAGGGAGAGCCTCCTCCCCCCTATGCCGCCCTCGCCCAGCGCTTCGGCGTCTCCGTCTCCGACGTCACGAACGGCCTCTCGCTGGCGCGGCGCGAGCTCCGCAAGATCGTCCTCGGCCTCCTGGGCGAGATGACGGGGAGCGACGAGGAGTTCCGGCTCGAGGCGCGGGCCCTCCTCGGGGTGGACGGGCCGTGA
- a CDS encoding nuclear transport factor 2 family protein — translation MIGAPGPNPTTRADAKSLLAILEVVVKRALVLLAAIVLLALLLVPLLATAAPPEEADAAVRAPVEAYLRGHATGDGEEWRKAFHPSAMVTGVRDGKLVSMTAPDFVSRAAGKPPADEAQRKRRIVSIDVAGDAALAKVELDYPKVFFVDYLSLLRIDGEWKIAQKTYTGTSKKAP, via the coding sequence ATGATCGGCGCACCCGGACCGAATCCCACGACCCGCGCGGACGCGAAGTCCCTGCTGGCCATCCTGGAGGTCGTCGTGAAGAGAGCGCTCGTTCTGCTCGCCGCCATCGTTCTCCTCGCCCTTCTCCTCGTGCCTCTCCTGGCGACGGCGGCCCCTCCGGAAGAGGCCGACGCGGCGGTCCGGGCGCCGGTCGAGGCCTACCTGCGCGGTCACGCGACGGGCGACGGCGAGGAGTGGCGGAAGGCCTTCCACCCTTCGGCCATGGTCACGGGCGTGAGGGACGGCAAGCTCGTCTCGATGACCGCGCCCGACTTCGTGTCGCGGGCCGCCGGAAAGCCGCCCGCCGACGAGGCGCAGCGCAAACGCCGGATCGTCTCGATCGACGTGGCGGGCGACGCGGCCCTCGCGAAGGTGGAGCTCGACTACCCGAAAGTCTTCTTCGTCGACTACCTCTCGCTCCTGAGGATCGACGGCGAGTGGAAGATCGCCCAGAAGACCTACACCGGCACCTCGAAGAAGGCGCCTTGA
- a CDS encoding DUF808 domain-containing protein encodes MPASGFLALLDDIATVLDDVAILTKVAAKKASVVADDVAVLSQAAAKKTAGVLGDDLALNAEQVTGVRADRELPVVWAVFKGSMVNKLILVPAALAISAVAPWAVTPLLMIGGLFLCFEGFEKVAHKLLHGKGEDEAHHAELTAALLRPDVDLAKVEKEKIKGAVRTDFVLSAEIVAITLGTVAAAPFVTRLGVLAGVAIAMTVGVYGLVAAIVKLDDLGIHLSRSEGTSANARLRRALGGGILKAAPVLMRVLSIAGTAAMFLVGGGILVHGIPPLHHFAEGLAAGGGLVAALGPALVGALVGVVAGGLAVGVVKAGARLFRRKT; translated from the coding sequence ATGCCCGCTTCCGGCTTCCTTGCCCTCCTGGACGACATCGCCACCGTCCTCGACGACGTCGCGATCCTGACCAAGGTCGCCGCGAAGAAGGCCTCGGTGGTCGCGGACGACGTCGCCGTCCTCTCGCAGGCCGCCGCGAAGAAGACGGCCGGCGTTCTCGGGGACGACCTCGCGCTCAACGCCGAGCAGGTGACGGGCGTGCGCGCGGACCGCGAGCTGCCGGTCGTCTGGGCCGTCTTCAAGGGCTCGATGGTCAACAAGCTGATCCTCGTGCCGGCCGCGCTCGCCATCAGCGCGGTCGCGCCGTGGGCGGTCACGCCGCTGCTGATGATCGGCGGGCTGTTCCTCTGTTTCGAGGGTTTCGAGAAGGTCGCCCACAAGCTCCTGCACGGGAAGGGCGAGGACGAGGCCCACCACGCCGAGCTGACCGCCGCCCTCCTTCGCCCGGACGTCGACCTCGCGAAGGTCGAGAAGGAGAAGATCAAGGGAGCGGTGAGGACCGACTTCGTCCTCTCGGCCGAGATCGTCGCGATCACGCTCGGCACGGTGGCCGCAGCGCCCTTCGTGACGCGCCTCGGCGTGCTCGCCGGGGTCGCCATCGCGATGACCGTCGGCGTCTACGGCCTCGTCGCCGCCATCGTGAAGCTCGACGACCTCGGTATCCACCTGAGCCGGAGCGAGGGCACGTCGGCGAACGCGCGGCTGCGCAGGGCCTTGGGCGGCGGGATCCTCAAGGCCGCGCCCGTCCTGATGCGGGTCCTGTCGATCGCCGGCACCGCAGCGATGTTCCTCGTCGGCGGCGGAATCCTCGTCCACGGCATCCCGCCCCTCCACCACTTCGCCGAAGGGCTCGCGGCCGGCGGCGGCCTGGTGGCTGCGCTGGGCCCGGCCCTCGTCGGGGCCCTCGTCGGGGTCGTCGCCGGAGGCCTGGCGGTCGGCGTCGTGAAGGCGGGAGCCCGCCTGTTCCGCAGGAAGACCTGA
- a CDS encoding serine/threonine protein kinase — translation MRPLAGVDVGRLARALRAPDLSGTRFLLLREIGRGGMGSVWEAEDPDLARSVAVKVLDLPDDSGDLAARLRLEARVLARLEHPGIVPVHDVGSLPDGRPFYAMKIVRGERLDVAAARLATLPERLRLFLRVCEPVAFAHARGVVHRDLKPENVMVGPFGEVLVLDWGIARVISDAGLERPSRRGAEPAGEAVEKAPPAAGTAAGSVLGTPGFMAPEQARGEGGVDHRADVFALGALLAALVGEAVPTSRRLAAIVARATAARQDERYPDVPSLAADVTRLLDGEPVTAYRERFWERAARFAGRHRVALLLVAAYLAARAAILLVTGR, via the coding sequence GTGAGGCCGCTGGCGGGGGTGGACGTCGGGCGCCTCGCCCGGGCGCTTCGAGCCCCAGATCTTTCGGGGACCCGATTCCTCCTCCTCCGGGAGATCGGCCGCGGAGGGATGGGGAGCGTCTGGGAGGCCGAGGACCCCGACCTGGCGCGGAGCGTCGCGGTGAAGGTCCTCGACCTTCCCGACGATTCCGGGGATCTCGCCGCCCGCCTCCGGCTCGAGGCCCGCGTCCTGGCGCGGCTCGAGCACCCCGGGATCGTCCCGGTCCACGACGTCGGGAGCCTCCCCGACGGGCGCCCCTTCTACGCGATGAAGATCGTTCGCGGCGAACGGCTCGACGTGGCCGCGGCGCGCCTCGCGACTCTCCCCGAGAGACTCCGGCTCTTCCTGCGCGTCTGCGAGCCGGTCGCCTTCGCCCACGCGCGCGGCGTCGTCCACCGCGACCTCAAGCCCGAGAACGTCATGGTCGGGCCGTTCGGAGAGGTCCTCGTCCTCGACTGGGGGATCGCGCGCGTGATCTCGGATGCGGGCCTGGAACGCCCCAGCCGCAGAGGGGCGGAGCCGGCAGGCGAGGCGGTGGAGAAGGCCCCTCCCGCGGCGGGGACCGCCGCCGGGTCGGTCCTCGGGACGCCCGGCTTCATGGCCCCGGAGCAGGCCCGGGGTGAAGGCGGGGTCGACCACCGCGCCGACGTCTTCGCCCTCGGCGCGCTGCTCGCCGCACTCGTCGGGGAGGCGGTTCCCACGAGCCGCCGCCTCGCGGCGATCGTCGCCCGGGCGACGGCCGCCCGGCAGGACGAGAGGTACCCCGACGTTCCGTCTCTCGCCGCGGACGTGACCCGCCTCCTGGACGGAGAACCGGTCACGGCCTATCGCGAGAGGTTCTGGGAGAGAGCCGCGCGGTTTGCCGGCCGGCACCGCGTGGCGCTCCTCCTCGTGGCGGCCTACCTCGCGGCGCGGGCCGCGATCCTCCTCGTGACCGGGCGTTAA
- a CDS encoding histidinol-phosphate aminotransferase family protein has translation MPTPLDRRRFLARSAASAAALLAVREGLAQSLAVPAPDAAPAAPASSAGGLVRLGQNENPWGPSEAARRAAVDAVSSGNRYVQGVPEFERKLAAREGLAPEQVVLGSGSHALLCMAAAAWGSAGAEVVTADPTYPGLGLYAEALGGKVVRVPHDPAFRTDLAAMEARVGPATRLVYVCNPANPTGTVVDPAALRSFCERVSAKAVVVVDEAYRDYPDAARFASMLPLVKRGLPVVVTYTFSKLHGLAGLRVGTAMTTPALAGALRKVRMGGAPLAVSNVAVAAASASLDDTAFLESCRRRTVAGREALAAFLREEGLPTPPSETNFVFVPMASGAPELARALEARGIRVSARDPKLGLRVTVGTEEDMARFRVAFREARAALASA, from the coding sequence ATGCCGACTCCCCTGGACCGCCGACGGTTCCTCGCCCGCTCCGCAGCCTCGGCCGCCGCGCTTCTCGCGGTGCGCGAAGGGCTCGCGCAGTCGCTGGCCGTACCGGCTCCCGACGCCGCCCCGGCCGCTCCGGCCTCCTCCGCCGGTGGTCTGGTGCGCCTCGGCCAGAACGAGAACCCGTGGGGCCCGTCGGAGGCCGCCCGGCGGGCCGCGGTGGACGCCGTCTCCTCTGGGAACCGCTACGTCCAGGGAGTCCCGGAGTTCGAGAGAAAGCTGGCTGCGCGCGAGGGGCTTGCTCCAGAGCAGGTCGTCCTCGGCTCAGGCTCCCACGCCCTCCTCTGCATGGCCGCCGCCGCCTGGGGCTCGGCCGGCGCCGAGGTCGTCACCGCCGACCCGACCTACCCCGGCCTCGGGCTCTACGCGGAGGCCCTCGGCGGAAAGGTCGTCCGCGTTCCGCACGACCCCGCGTTCCGGACCGACCTCGCCGCGATGGAGGCGCGCGTCGGGCCGGCGACGCGCCTCGTCTACGTCTGCAACCCCGCGAACCCGACGGGTACCGTCGTCGATCCCGCCGCGCTGCGCTCCTTCTGCGAGCGGGTGTCGGCGAAGGCGGTCGTCGTCGTCGACGAGGCCTACCGCGACTACCCCGACGCCGCGCGGTTCGCCTCGATGCTCCCGCTCGTGAAGAGGGGGCTCCCCGTCGTCGTGACGTACACGTTCTCGAAGCTCCACGGCCTCGCGGGGCTCCGCGTCGGCACTGCGATGACGACTCCCGCCCTCGCCGGCGCGCTCCGGAAGGTGCGGATGGGGGGCGCGCCGCTCGCCGTCTCCAACGTCGCCGTCGCGGCCGCGTCGGCGAGCCTCGACGACACGGCGTTCCTCGAGTCGTGCCGCCGCCGCACCGTCGCCGGGCGCGAGGCGCTCGCGGCATTCCTGCGCGAGGAGGGGCTCCCGACGCCGCCGTCGGAGACGAACTTCGTCTTCGTCCCGATGGCCTCGGGCGCCCCGGAGCTCGCGCGCGCCCTGGAGGCGCGCGGCATCCGCGTCTCCGCCCGCGACCCGAAGCTCGGCCTGCGGGTCACCGTCGGGACGGAGGAGGACATGGCCCGCTTCCGCGTCGCGTTCCGCGAGGCGCGGGCGGCGCTCGCTTCCGCCTGA
- a CDS encoding VOC family protein, protein MAGKVNPIPEGYGSVTPYLCVKGAAAAIELWNKALGAEELFRMPGPGDMVMHAEVKIGSSIVMVSDEFPDWGQLGPISRGGTTCTMMLYVEDCDAAFKRAVEAGCAATQEPKDEFWGDRFAKVTDPFGHQWAFATHVEDVSPEEMQKRMAEMMKGC, encoded by the coding sequence ATGGCTGGAAAGGTGAACCCGATTCCCGAGGGGTATGGCAGCGTCACCCCCTACCTCTGCGTCAAGGGCGCCGCGGCGGCGATCGAGCTCTGGAACAAGGCGCTCGGCGCCGAGGAGCTCTTCCGGATGCCGGGACCGGGCGACATGGTGATGCACGCCGAGGTGAAGATCGGCAGCTCGATCGTGATGGTTTCGGACGAGTTCCCCGACTGGGGCCAGCTCGGCCCGATCTCGAGGGGTGGGACGACCTGCACGATGATGCTCTACGTCGAGGACTGCGACGCGGCGTTCAAGCGGGCCGTCGAAGCCGGCTGCGCGGCGACCCAGGAGCCGAAAGACGAGTTCTGGGGCGATCGCTTCGCCAAGGTCACGGACCCCTTCGGCCACCAGTGGGCGTTCGCCACCCACGTCGAGGACGTCTCCCCCGAGGAGATGCAGAAGCGGATGGCGGAGATGATGAAGGGCTGCTGA
- a CDS encoding response regulator transcription factor, translating to MKPRLTALVVDDERLARVELRRMLAVHPEIEVAGEAGDVAEAEAEIARLTPDVVFLDIRMPGASGFDLVEKIPAGTRVVFVTAYSEYALRAFEANALDYLMKPVPPERLAAAVRKLLDGTPSAATPGRPLHLDDPLIVPAGTHYRVVRVRQIVCLRAARDSSEAVTADGRTTLVGRSLKEWEELLPPRHFLRVHRSTIVNVDHVERIEPWFKAGFRVRLRGLEEPVEVSRRHAALLRARLV from the coding sequence GTGAAGCCCCGCCTGACGGCGCTCGTCGTCGACGACGAGCGTCTCGCCCGCGTCGAGCTCCGCCGGATGCTCGCCGTCCACCCCGAAATCGAGGTCGCCGGAGAGGCGGGCGACGTCGCCGAGGCCGAGGCCGAGATCGCCCGGCTCACTCCCGACGTCGTCTTCCTCGACATCCGGATGCCGGGCGCGAGCGGCTTCGACCTCGTCGAGAAGATCCCCGCCGGGACCCGCGTCGTCTTCGTGACCGCCTACAGCGAGTACGCGCTCCGCGCCTTCGAGGCGAACGCCCTCGACTACCTGATGAAGCCGGTCCCGCCCGAACGGCTCGCCGCCGCCGTCCGCAAGCTCCTCGACGGAACGCCGTCCGCGGCGACGCCCGGCCGGCCCCTCCACCTCGACGACCCGCTCATCGTCCCCGCCGGGACGCACTACCGGGTCGTCCGGGTGCGGCAGATCGTCTGCCTCCGGGCCGCGCGCGACTCCTCCGAGGCGGTCACCGCCGACGGCCGGACGACGCTCGTCGGCAGGAGCCTCAAGGAGTGGGAGGAGCTCCTCCCGCCCCGCCACTTCCTGAGGGTCCACCGGTCGACGATCGTGAACGTCGACCACGTGGAGCGGATCGAGCCCTGGTTCAAGGCCGGGTTCCGGGTGCGCCTGCGCGGCCTCGAGGAGCCGGTCGAGGTGAGCCGGCGACACGCGGCGCTCCTCAGGGCGCGGCTCGTCTGA
- a CDS encoding outer membrane beta-barrel protein: MKKSMALPALALLAFALAASPAAADGFGMDLGLHGGVVGTDGGNGNSFVGGAQARFHLFWIIGAEARASYYSDTYDLGQLGSVDIENVPFQVSGMLYLIKLPKVGLYLLGGGTYSSLKVNGKDVGIGEVTDSKWSAHAGAGVDINLSKTISLNGDVRYVFLNADSVDEAFESAVADYNGDFWAGTIGLNFKLF; this comes from the coding sequence ATGAAAAAGTCCATGGCCCTTCCGGCCCTCGCGCTCCTCGCGTTCGCCCTCGCGGCTTCCCCCGCCGCAGCTGACGGTTTCGGGATGGATCTCGGCCTTCACGGAGGTGTCGTCGGAACGGACGGGGGCAACGGGAACAGCTTCGTCGGCGGCGCGCAGGCGCGCTTCCACCTCTTCTGGATCATCGGGGCCGAAGCCCGGGCGTCGTACTACAGCGACACCTACGACCTCGGCCAGCTCGGCTCGGTCGACATCGAGAACGTCCCGTTCCAGGTCTCCGGGATGCTCTACCTGATCAAGCTCCCGAAGGTCGGGCTCTACCTCCTCGGCGGGGGCACCTACAGCAGCCTGAAGGTGAACGGGAAAGACGTCGGGATCGGCGAGGTGACGGACTCGAAGTGGTCCGCGCACGCCGGCGCCGGGGTGGACATCAACCTCAGCAAGACCATCTCGCTGAACGGCGACGTCCGTTACGTCTTCCTCAATGCGGACAGCGTCGACGAGGCCTTCGAGAGCGCCGTGGCCGACTACAACGGCGACTTCTGGGCGGGCACGATCGGCCTGAACTTCAAGCTCTTCTGA
- a CDS encoding histidine kinase: MKLPGRPFWIAQVAGWGGYLLVLWLSGLVYLSEPSFAALLENLHFKAVAAAGGFLTSVGLWAVYQRLLPERPKTGRIVLVAVTFSFLLGLVWSAAAARVLWPEKPLWPGAFKSATNYGITLLAWSALYLAFTYRARLDAETERALRADALASQARLEMLRYQVNPHFLFNALNSIRALIEEDRDKARLMVTELSEFFRYSLLHARSGEIPLEAELEAIRSYLAIQKIRFEERLEVSWEVSAEASAAHLPGFLVHPLVENAVKHGMETSPMPLRIGIAARLRGRRLVVEVTNSGRLAPNGTCEGTGTGLANVRERLAHHFPGRHSFTIAEEKDLVVARLEVDTEAP; the protein is encoded by the coding sequence GTGAAGCTCCCCGGCCGTCCCTTCTGGATCGCCCAGGTCGCAGGCTGGGGCGGGTATCTCCTCGTCCTCTGGCTCTCGGGTCTCGTCTACCTCTCCGAGCCGTCCTTTGCCGCCCTCCTCGAGAACCTCCACTTCAAGGCGGTCGCGGCGGCGGGTGGATTCCTCACGAGCGTCGGTCTCTGGGCCGTCTACCAGCGGCTCCTCCCCGAGAGACCGAAGACCGGGAGGATCGTTCTCGTCGCCGTGACCTTCTCCTTCCTCCTCGGTCTGGTCTGGTCGGCGGCGGCCGCGCGGGTGCTCTGGCCCGAGAAGCCACTATGGCCCGGCGCTTTCAAGAGCGCCACGAACTACGGCATCACGCTCCTGGCCTGGAGCGCGCTCTACCTCGCCTTCACCTATCGCGCCCGGCTCGACGCCGAGACGGAGCGCGCCCTGCGCGCCGACGCCCTCGCGAGCCAGGCGCGCCTCGAGATGCTCCGCTACCAGGTGAACCCCCACTTCCTCTTCAACGCGCTCAACTCCATCCGTGCGCTCATCGAGGAGGACCGGGACAAGGCGCGCCTCATGGTGACCGAGCTGTCGGAGTTCTTTCGCTATTCGCTCCTCCACGCCCGCTCGGGCGAGATCCCTCTCGAGGCCGAGCTGGAGGCCATCCGCAGCTACCTCGCCATACAGAAGATCCGCTTCGAGGAGCGGCTCGAGGTGAGCTGGGAGGTCTCCGCCGAGGCGTCTGCCGCGCACCTCCCCGGTTTCCTGGTCCACCCGCTCGTCGAGAACGCGGTGAAGCACGGCATGGAGACGAGCCCGATGCCGCTGCGGATCGGGATCGCGGCGCGCCTCCGGGGGCGCCGCCTCGTCGTGGAGGTGACGAACAGCGGGAGGCTCGCGCCGAACGGGACGTGCGAGGGGACCGGCACCGGCCTCGCGAACGTCCGCGAGCGGCTCGCGCACCACTTCCCCGGCCGCCACTCCTTCACGATTGCCGAAGAGAAGGACCTCGTCGTGGCCCGGCTCGAGGTCGACACGGAGGCACCGTGA
- a CDS encoding esterase family protein — translation MRREYHSWVSHHLGRTMEFLWFGDRGYPVVIFPTSMGRFWQAEDFGLTGALADKVDAGYIQLVCVDSIDTESWYNKNAPPAYRVRRHADYDRYLSNELVPYIQHRSGRGDLGVCGASFGAYHAASFAGRYPGLVTKAVLFSGLYHVGQFLDGYWDDLCYFHCPEAFVANADEGLVQRLRQVDWFVATGEHDALIGENRHFAGLLQGKGIPVHAEFWPGVFGHDWPFWRDAIRRFL, via the coding sequence ATGAGGCGCGAATACCACTCCTGGGTCAGTCACCACCTGGGCCGGACGATGGAGTTCCTCTGGTTCGGAGACCGCGGCTACCCCGTCGTCATCTTTCCCACCTCGATGGGGCGCTTCTGGCAGGCAGAGGACTTCGGCCTCACCGGCGCTCTCGCCGACAAGGTGGATGCCGGCTACATCCAGCTGGTCTGCGTCGATTCCATCGACACCGAGAGCTGGTACAACAAGAACGCGCCTCCCGCCTACCGCGTGAGGCGGCACGCCGACTACGACCGCTACCTCTCGAACGAGCTCGTCCCCTACATCCAGCACCGCTCCGGCCGCGGCGACCTCGGCGTCTGCGGCGCCTCGTTCGGCGCCTACCATGCCGCGAGCTTCGCCGGGCGCTACCCGGGCCTGGTCACGAAGGCGGTCCTCTTCTCGGGCCTCTACCACGTGGGGCAGTTCCTCGACGGCTACTGGGACGACCTCTGCTACTTCCACTGTCCAGAGGCCTTCGTCGCGAACGCCGACGAGGGGCTCGTCCAGCGCCTCCGCCAGGTCGACTGGTTCGTCGCAACCGGCGAGCACGATGCGCTCATCGGCGAGAACCGGCACTTCGCGGGCCTCCTGCAGGGCAAGGGGATCCCCGTCCACGCCGAGTTCTGGCCCGGGGTCTTCGGGCACGACTGGCCGTTCTGGCGCGACGCCATACGGCGATTCCTGTAG
- a CDS encoding glycosyltransferase family 2 protein, giving the protein MTEGVLPDPRVSAAAVSVVIPAHHADEGFRACLASVASCRPPAGEVIVVVDGEAPGCTALAAAAGARVLVTNGGEGPAVARNRGAREAAGAVVLFLDADVVAPSDLMDRVAAAFDQDPRLDGHLRFLRRRSRGPGVVSVFRNLLHHHVHQTSQPEASSFWSGCGALRTSVLGASGGFDERYARPSVEDIELGSRLVRAGRRIRLDRSLQVKHLKRWSLWGMVVTDVRDRALPWTELILAERRLPRDLNLRPGHRVSTAAALTLVAGLVAIPFWPLLGLLLAAPALVALLAANVPFYRRLVTLRGPAFLVAAIPLHGLHYLCGALGFGAGLARHALSAGRPFPSREADHVAASAGPEPFPGARIETAELAPARIAGEP; this is encoded by the coding sequence GTGACGGAGGGTGTTCTGCCGGACCCGCGCGTGAGTGCCGCCGCCGTCAGCGTCGTCATCCCCGCCCATCATGCTGACGAGGGCTTCCGCGCCTGCCTCGCCTCCGTGGCCTCCTGCCGGCCTCCGGCGGGCGAGGTGATCGTCGTGGTCGACGGCGAGGCGCCCGGATGCACGGCTCTCGCCGCCGCAGCGGGAGCGAGGGTGCTCGTCACGAACGGCGGCGAAGGGCCCGCGGTCGCGCGGAACCGGGGCGCCCGGGAGGCGGCCGGCGCGGTCGTGCTCTTCCTCGACGCCGATGTCGTCGCGCCGTCAGACCTGATGGACCGTGTGGCCGCGGCTTTCGACCAGGATCCGCGGCTCGACGGCCATCTTCGGTTCCTACGACGCCGCTCCCGCGGCCCCGGCGTCGTCTCGGTCTTCCGGAACCTGCTCCACCACCACGTCCACCAGACGAGTCAGCCGGAGGCGTCGTCGTTCTGGTCGGGCTGCGGCGCCCTCAGGACGAGCGTGCTCGGCGCGAGCGGAGGCTTCGACGAGCGCTATGCCCGACCCTCGGTCGAGGACATCGAGCTCGGCTCCCGGCTCGTCCGGGCCGGCCGGCGCATCCGCCTCGACCGGTCCCTCCAGGTGAAGCACCTCAAGCGCTGGAGCCTCTGGGGCATGGTCGTGACGGACGTGCGCGACCGCGCCCTCCCGTGGACGGAGCTGATCCTGGCCGAGCGCCGTCTTCCCCGCGACCTGAACCTGCGGCCCGGCCACCGGGTCAGTACCGCCGCCGCCCTGACGCTCGTCGCCGGGCTCGTCGCCATCCCCTTCTGGCCGCTTCTCGGTCTTCTCCTGGCCGCCCCCGCTCTCGTGGCGCTTCTCGCGGCGAACGTCCCGTTCTACCGGCGCCTCGTCACGCTCCGCGGGCCGGCCTTCCTCGTCGCCGCGATTCCCCTGCACGGGCTCCACTACCTCTGCGGCGCGCTGGGGTTCGGCGCCGGGCTCGCCCGGCACGCGCTTTCCGCGGGGCGCCCGTTCCCGTCACGGGAGGCCGACCACGTCGCCGCGAGCGCGGGGCCGGAGCCCTTCCCCGGCGCGCGTATCGAGACGGCCGAGCTCGCGCCCGCCCGAATCGCCGGTGAGCCGTGA
- a CDS encoding amidohydrolase: MDAARPEATAIAVSGDRIVAVGTDAAIERLRGDATRVIDLAGRTASPGFIDGHAHLAGIGDARIALDLRGAKSWDEVVSRVAAAVKKARPGEWILGRGWHQKEWSSPPEPNVEGFPLHASLSAASPSNPVLLSHASGHAAFVNAAALVRGGVGRDTKPPAGGDILKDASGEPTGLLRETAEDLVDAALKADLAKRTPAEVTADLDRRIDLAVEECLRKGVTTLHDAGVSFDVVERYRQRAEAGTLGIRVYAMLSASNEELEKSAAKARVVGAGRNHLTVRAIKRLADGALGSRGAWLLAPYADAPGSTGLNTYAMKDLERTAEIAVTNGFQLGVHAIGDRANREVLDVYERVLARHPKKDLRFRIEHAQHLDPADVPRFARLPVLAMMQGIHCPSDAPFVAARLGEKRAREGAYAWRRVLDAGARIGNGTDAPVEDVDPIASIHASVTRQPAKGPAFFPEQRMTRLEALRSYTVANAYAGFEEDLKGTLTPGKLADVVVLSKDLSTIPDAEIPSTRVLATIVGGKVAFDGGL; the protein is encoded by the coding sequence ATGGACGCCGCCCGGCCGGAGGCGACGGCGATCGCCGTTTCCGGGGACCGGATCGTCGCCGTCGGCACCGATGCCGCAATAGAGAGACTCCGAGGCGACGCGACGCGCGTGATCGACCTCGCCGGAAGGACCGCCAGCCCCGGCTTCATCGACGGGCACGCGCACCTCGCCGGGATCGGCGACGCCCGGATCGCCCTCGACCTGAGGGGTGCGAAGAGCTGGGACGAGGTCGTCTCACGCGTCGCCGCGGCCGTGAAGAAGGCCCGCCCCGGCGAGTGGATCCTGGGGCGCGGCTGGCACCAGAAGGAGTGGAGCTCGCCCCCCGAGCCGAACGTCGAGGGGTTTCCGCTCCACGCCAGTCTCAGCGCGGCCTCCCCGTCGAACCCGGTCCTTCTCTCTCACGCCAGCGGGCACGCGGCCTTCGTGAACGCCGCGGCGCTCGTGCGCGGCGGCGTCGGCCGCGACACGAAGCCGCCCGCGGGAGGCGACATCCTGAAGGACGCCTCGGGCGAGCCGACGGGCCTCCTGCGGGAAACCGCGGAGGACCTCGTCGACGCGGCGCTGAAGGCCGACCTCGCGAAAAGGACTCCGGCCGAGGTGACCGCCGACCTCGACCGGCGGATCGACCTCGCCGTCGAGGAGTGCCTCCGCAAGGGGGTCACGACCCTCCACGACGCGGGGGTCTCCTTCGACGTCGTCGAGCGGTATCGGCAGCGGGCCGAGGCGGGGACGCTCGGCATCCGCGTCTACGCGATGCTCTCCGCCTCGAACGAGGAGCTCGAGAAGAGCGCCGCGAAGGCGAGGGTCGTCGGCGCGGGACGGAACCACCTCACGGTGAGGGCCATCAAGCGGCTCGCCGACGGGGCCCTCGGCTCGCGCGGGGCGTGGCTCCTGGCGCCCTACGCCGACGCGCCGGGGAGCACCGGGCTGAACACCTACGCCATGAAGGACCTCGAGCGGACGGCCGAGATCGCCGTGACGAACGGCTTCCAGCTGGGCGTCCACGCGATCGGCGACCGGGCGAACCGGGAGGTCCTCGACGTCTACGAGCGCGTCCTCGCGCGCCACCCGAAGAAGGACCTGCGCTTCCGGATCGAGCACGCGCAGCACCTCGACCCGGCCGACGTTCCCCGCTTCGCCAGGCTCCCGGTCCTCGCGATGATGCAGGGGATCCACTGCCCGTCCGACGCCCCGTTCGTCGCCGCCCGCCTCGGCGAGAAGCGCGCGAGGGAAGGGGCCTACGCCTGGCGCCGGGTCCTCGACGCCGGCGCGCGGATCGGGAACGGGACCGACGCCCCCGTCGAGGACGTCGACCCGATCGCCTCCATCCACGCTTCCGTGACGCGCCAGCCGGCGAAGGGGCCGGCCTTCTTTCCCGAGCAGCGGATGACGCGGCTGGAGGCCCTTCGCTCCTACACCGTCGCGAATGCATACGCCGGATTCGAGGAGGACCTCAAGGGAACGCTGACGCCCGGCAAGCTCGCCGACGTCGTCGTCCTCTCGAAGGACCTCTCGACGATTCCGGACGCGGAGATCCCTTCGACGCGCGTCCTCGCGACGATCGTCGGCGGCAAGGTCGCGTTCGACGGGGGGCTGTAG